One window from the genome of Rhodobacteraceae bacterium S2214 encodes:
- a CDS encoding alpha/beta hydrolase — translation MYEIQTLEADIAAAEAKVDHLRDGCAKCISWAGDAGVQTDLAVVFIHGFSATCGELRPLPEMIAEALGANLFCTRLMGHGLDGDAMGRATLEGWRADVRESAAIGQSLGKKVLYIGCSTGCTLTTLGLTNGDIPTDTALGAVFVSPNFGLRHKAAQAVLDIPFSEYWAPYLIGKERKFDVISDGHAQFWTTRYPTKAVKPMGDAVRAAMRSKLSGIHTPMFMAVNPDDQVINPTRARKVMMEWGGPTYKLALKQTKDDDAMGHVMAGDVFSPGQTAPLAARIVEWAHNL, via the coding sequence ATGTATGAGATCCAAACGCTAGAAGCGGACATCGCGGCGGCGGAAGCAAAGGTAGACCATCTGCGTGATGGATGTGCCAAATGTATCAGTTGGGCAGGGGACGCGGGCGTACAAACGGATTTAGCGGTCGTGTTTATCCACGGGTTTTCTGCGACATGCGGTGAATTGCGCCCATTGCCCGAAATGATAGCAGAGGCGCTGGGCGCAAATCTGTTTTGCACGCGTTTGATGGGGCATGGCCTAGACGGCGACGCAATGGGCCGCGCCACCTTGGAAGGATGGCGCGCTGATGTGCGCGAGTCAGCAGCCATCGGGCAAAGCCTTGGCAAAAAAGTGCTCTACATCGGCTGTTCGACCGGGTGCACGCTGACGACCTTGGGGCTGACGAATGGTGACATTCCGACAGACACGGCGCTGGGCGCGGTGTTTGTGTCACCCAATTTCGGACTGCGGCACAAGGCGGCACAGGCCGTGTTGGACATCCCGTTCTCGGAATACTGGGCCCCTTATTTAATTGGTAAAGAACGCAAATTCGACGTTATCAGTGACGGGCACGCTCAGTTCTGGACGACACGCTATCCGACCAAGGCGGTGAAACCGATGGGGGATGCGGTGCGGGCGGCAATGCGATCTAAATTGTCGGGCATTCACACACCAATGTTTATGGCCGTGAACCCGGATGATCAGGTGATTAACCCGACGCGTGCCCGCAAAGTGATGATGGAATGGGGCGGTCCGACGTATAAGTTGGCGCTGAAACAGACCAAGGACGACGACGCCATGGGGCACGTCATGGCGGGTGATGTCTTTAGTCCCGGCCAAACTGCGCCACTTGCGGCACGTATTGTCGAATGGGCACATAATCTCTGA
- the thrS gene encoding threonine--tRNA ligase yields the protein MAQISLTFPDGNARQYEAGITAADVAADISSSLRKKAISATVNGQHFDLHWPIEEDASIALHTMKDEEQALELVRHDLAHIMARAVQELWPDVQVTIGPVIKDGWYYDFDRKEPFVPEDLATIEKKMKEIINKRDEVRTEIWDRPRAIQHYKDKGEPYKVELIESIPGDEPLRMYWHGDWQDLCRGPHLQHTGQIAGDCFKLMSIAGAYWRGDSDRPMLQRIYGAAFTNKEGLKQHLHRLEEAALRDHRKLGREMDLFHMQEEAPGQVFWHPNGWQVYTELQDYMRRQQRKGGYVEVNTPQVVDRKLWEASGHWEKYQENMFIVEVDEDHAREKAVNALKPMNCPCHVQIFNQGLKSYRDLPLRMAEFGSCARYEPSGALHGIMRVRGFTQDDGHIFCADDQITAETKVFIDFLSRVYSDLGFDDWTIKLSTRPEKRIGSDETWDQMEAALGDACRAAGHEFEILEGEGAFYGPKLEFTLTDAIGRDWQCGTLQVDANLPERLDASYIGQDGNKHQPVMLHRATLGSFERFIGILIEEHAGKLPFWLAPRQVVVASIISDANDYVHEVVAALKAAGVRAEADIRNEKINYKVREHSLGKVPAILAIGAREVEERTVNLRRLGEKQTKVIALDEIVKDLGLEATPPDLRS from the coding sequence ATGGCCCAAATCTCTCTTACATTTCCTGACGGCAACGCGCGCCAATACGAGGCTGGCATCACTGCCGCTGACGTAGCTGCTGATATATCAAGCAGCCTGCGCAAAAAGGCGATTTCTGCGACCGTGAACGGGCAGCATTTCGACCTGCATTGGCCGATTGAGGAAGACGCGTCCATCGCGCTGCACACCATGAAAGATGAAGAGCAAGCACTGGAACTTGTTCGCCACGATCTAGCGCACATCATGGCGCGTGCAGTCCAAGAATTGTGGCCAGATGTGCAGGTCACTATCGGGCCTGTGATCAAAGACGGTTGGTACTACGACTTTGATCGCAAAGAACCTTTCGTTCCCGAAGATCTCGCGACTATTGAAAAGAAGATGAAGGAAATCATCAACAAGCGCGATGAAGTCCGAACCGAGATTTGGGATCGCCCACGGGCAATCCAGCACTACAAAGATAAGGGCGAACCGTACAAGGTCGAACTCATCGAAAGCATCCCGGGTGATGAACCGCTACGCATGTATTGGCATGGCGACTGGCAAGACCTGTGTCGTGGACCGCACCTGCAGCACACTGGGCAGATCGCGGGTGATTGCTTCAAACTGATGTCCATCGCAGGTGCCTACTGGCGCGGCGACAGCGACCGTCCGATGTTGCAACGTATCTACGGCGCGGCCTTCACCAACAAAGAAGGTCTGAAACAACACTTGCACCGTCTGGAAGAAGCTGCCTTGCGTGATCACCGCAAGTTGGGTCGCGAAATGGACTTGTTCCATATGCAAGAAGAAGCGCCCGGTCAGGTCTTCTGGCACCCTAACGGCTGGCAGGTGTACACCGAACTGCAAGACTACATGCGCCGCCAACAGCGCAAAGGCGGCTACGTCGAAGTGAACACGCCACAAGTCGTGGACCGCAAATTGTGGGAAGCGTCAGGTCACTGGGAAAAGTACCAAGAAAACATGTTCATCGTCGAAGTTGACGAAGATCATGCACGTGAAAAAGCGGTCAACGCGCTCAAGCCGATGAACTGCCCGTGCCACGTGCAAATCTTTAACCAAGGCTTGAAATCTTACCGCGACCTGCCGCTGCGCATGGCCGAATTCGGGTCTTGCGCACGGTATGAGCCGTCAGGCGCGCTGCACGGCATCATGCGCGTGCGCGGCTTTACCCAAGACGATGGGCACATCTTCTGCGCCGATGACCAGATCACTGCGGAAACCAAGGTCTTCATCGACTTCCTGTCCCGCGTCTACAGCGATCTCGGCTTTGACGACTGGACCATCAAACTGTCCACACGTCCTGAAAAACGGATCGGGTCGGACGAGACTTGGGACCAGATGGAAGCAGCGCTTGGCGATGCATGTCGTGCGGCAGGGCATGAGTTTGAAATCCTCGAAGGTGAAGGCGCGTTCTACGGGCCAAAGCTTGAATTCACACTAACCGACGCGATTGGCCGCGACTGGCAATGTGGCACACTTCAGGTGGACGCAAACCTGCCCGAACGGCTCGACGCGAGTTATATCGGACAGGATGGCAACAAACATCAGCCGGTCATGCTGCACCGCGCGACCCTCGGATCCTTTGAACGCTTTATCGGCATTCTGATCGAGGAACACGCGGGCAAACTGCCGTTCTGGCTGGCACCGCGTCAGGTCGTCGTGGCCTCGATCATCTCGGACGCCAATGACTACGTGCATGAAGTTGTTGCGGCGCTGAAAGCTGCGGGCGTGCGGGCTGAAGCCGACATTCGCAACGAAAAGATCAACTATAAGGTCCGCGAACATTCGCTTGGCAAGGTGCCTGCGATCCTCGCGATCGGCGCGCGTGAAGTTGAAGAACGGACCGTCAACCTGCGTCGTTTGGGTGAAAAGCAGACCAAGGTGATTGCCCTCGACGAGATCGTCAAAGATCTCGGCCTAGAAGCCACCCCACCCGACCTACGAAGCTGA
- a CDS encoding alpha/beta hydrolase: MLCDARVFADQIAELSRDNPVLFAPTRGMDTIEAIAAQILSWAPQEFALAGGGMGGMVALELLRRAPKRITRVAFINVNAQADTPKTAADREPIIIAAKAGRFNDVIAERFAPERFCEDTDVTALMPLLHDMAEGIGAEAFVKQARAVQRRKDQQAVLRKIKQPALVISSDSDPDNTKRRQDFVAEMIPYAKHEVIKGAGLLPSLEQPAQLSKILRDWCRQPLVLR; the protein is encoded by the coding sequence ATGTTGTGCGATGCCCGTGTTTTTGCGGATCAAATCGCCGAATTGTCGCGCGATAATCCCGTCCTGTTTGCGCCGACGCGCGGGATGGATACGATCGAGGCGATCGCGGCCCAGATTTTGTCATGGGCACCGCAGGAATTTGCTTTGGCTGGCGGTGGCATGGGCGGCATGGTTGCGCTTGAATTGCTGCGACGCGCGCCCAAACGTATCACGCGTGTGGCGTTCATCAATGTGAATGCCCAAGCCGATACACCTAAAACCGCCGCAGACCGCGAACCGATCATCATTGCCGCCAAGGCCGGCCGCTTTAACGATGTGATCGCCGAACGCTTCGCACCAGAACGGTTTTGCGAAGACACCGATGTCACAGCCTTGATGCCGTTGCTGCATGATATGGCAGAGGGCATTGGCGCAGAGGCGTTCGTAAAGCAGGCGCGTGCGGTCCAGCGCCGCAAAGACCAACAAGCAGTGCTGCGCAAGATCAAGCAGCCTGCGTTGGTGATATCAAGCGACAGCGACCCAGATAACACGAAACGCAGGCAAGATTTCGTGGCCGAGATGATCCCGTATGCCAAACACGAGGTGATCAAAGGCGCAGGGCTTTTGCCATCGCTTGAACAGCCCGCGCAGTTGTCGAAAATACTCAGGGACTGGTGCCGCCAGCCGCTGGTGCTGCGCTAA
- a CDS encoding MFS transporter produces MALSLGQKAGWGLADMGIVVFVVVKQLLVLVFLTSVLGVPVGIAGFVTTAVLIFDMITDPLVGHYSDRTHSRFGRRAPWMAVGAVVMAAGMAALFAVPDGLPLAGDLAWVIAFFGVATIGFTMVAIPFSAQAGEMTQDPRERSAMTGWRMGFASVGILIGGALVPGLAANMGYAMAAVAVSPLIIGAIWISLFATRKAPRLAQTAPIPLKKAYRLVFDNRAFMVLVALYGVMTLAIALITAGLPFAAIYLIVDAGDNALSGVAEALTTLSLMFAAFVVGSIVSQAFWVRLSNRIGKLAALQGGLVLYVTLLCGLFSVLPSVNVTAMAGMFVLAGFANGSYQQIPWALYPDLMDVTRAKTGAAIEGAFSAVWLFGQKLANALAPLVLGLFLQAAGWLETTAGVVTQEPSAITMLHVAITLMPAAILVISLLGLALVYRPLAQAALGR; encoded by the coding sequence ATGGCGTTATCTTTGGGACAAAAGGCGGGCTGGGGGCTGGCCGACATGGGCATCGTGGTCTTTGTCGTGGTCAAACAACTGCTCGTGCTGGTTTTTCTGACGTCCGTTTTGGGGGTCCCTGTCGGGATCGCGGGATTTGTCACCACGGCTGTGTTGATCTTCGATATGATTACAGACCCGCTTGTTGGTCACTACAGCGACAGAACCCATAGCCGGTTCGGGCGACGCGCCCCGTGGATGGCGGTTGGCGCGGTTGTGATGGCAGCAGGAATGGCCGCATTGTTTGCTGTGCCCGATGGGCTGCCGTTGGCCGGCGATCTGGCCTGGGTCATCGCATTTTTTGGTGTCGCCACCATTGGCTTCACGATGGTTGCGATCCCGTTTAGTGCGCAAGCGGGCGAAATGACCCAGGATCCGCGTGAACGGTCCGCCATGACCGGCTGGCGCATGGGGTTCGCGAGTGTTGGTATCCTAATCGGCGGCGCATTGGTGCCCGGATTGGCCGCAAACATGGGATACGCCATGGCTGCTGTGGCTGTTAGCCCCCTCATCATCGGTGCGATCTGGATATCCCTGTTTGCGACGCGCAAAGCCCCGCGACTGGCGCAAACCGCCCCGATCCCATTGAAAAAAGCCTATCGTTTGGTTTTCGACAACCGCGCCTTCATGGTGTTGGTCGCGTTATATGGCGTGATGACTCTTGCAATTGCACTGATCACCGCCGGATTGCCGTTTGCTGCGATCTATCTCATCGTTGATGCGGGGGACAACGCGCTGTCAGGCGTGGCCGAGGCGTTGACGACGCTCAGCTTGATGTTCGCGGCCTTTGTTGTCGGTTCTATCGTCAGCCAAGCGTTTTGGGTTCGGCTGTCTAATCGGATCGGCAAATTAGCGGCGTTGCAAGGCGGGCTGGTTTTGTATGTGACGTTGCTGTGCGGGCTGTTTTCTGTGCTGCCGTCGGTCAATGTCACGGCGATGGCGGGGATGTTTGTGCTCGCTGGTTTTGCGAACGGATCGTACCAGCAAATCCCTTGGGCGTTGTACCCTGATCTGATGGATGTCACGCGGGCCAAGACGGGGGCTGCGATCGAAGGTGCGTTTTCTGCGGTCTGGCTGTTCGGTCAGAAATTGGCAAACGCGTTGGCACCGCTGGTGTTGGGGCTTTTCTTGCAGGCAGCGGGCTGGTTAGAGACAACAGCAGGCGTGGTCACCCAAGAACCGAGCGCGATCACAATGCTGCATGTCGCAATCACATTGATGCCTGCTGCCATTTTGGTGATTTCTCTTTTGGGGCTGGCTTTGGTATACCGACCGTTGGCACAGGCAGCACTTGGCAGATAA
- a CDS encoding alpha/beta hydrolase yields the protein MTQTSDPAFFVTPQGRRIAYHLTDGAAPAVVFLGGFKSDMMGTKAIHLEEWARREGRAFLRFDYSGHGESDGAFTDGAIGDWFEDARAAIGLIAGKVVLVGSSMGGWISLLLARDMPERIAGLVTIAAAPDFTEDSMWAGFDDTQKAALETDGQVALPSEYGDPYIITKRLIAEGRDRLVLRDPLDLPFPTRFLQGTADADVDMSVALRLLDHASGPDMRLTLVDGADHRFSDETCLDLIQTSVTDVLQSLT from the coding sequence ATGACACAGACATCTGATCCCGCATTTTTCGTGACGCCGCAGGGGCGTCGTATTGCTTATCACCTGACGGACGGCGCCGCGCCTGCGGTTGTTTTCCTAGGCGGTTTCAAATCCGATATGATGGGCACAAAGGCCATCCACCTTGAAGAATGGGCGCGTCGTGAAGGTCGCGCTTTTTTGCGGTTCGATTATTCGGGGCATGGAGAAAGCGACGGCGCGTTCACGGACGGCGCGATTGGCGATTGGTTCGAAGATGCCCGCGCCGCCATCGGTTTGATCGCTGGCAAGGTTGTCTTGGTCGGGTCCTCCATGGGCGGGTGGATTTCGTTGCTTTTGGCCCGCGATATGCCTGAACGGATTGCAGGGTTAGTGACCATCGCTGCCGCTCCTGATTTTACCGAAGACAGCATGTGGGCCGGATTTGATGATACGCAAAAGGCGGCGCTGGAAACTGACGGGCAGGTCGCATTGCCGTCAGAGTATGGTGATCCCTACATCATCACGAAGCGCCTGATCGCCGAAGGGCGTGATCGCCTTGTCCTGCGTGATCCGCTGGATCTGCCATTCCCGACGCGTTTCTTGCAGGGTACGGCGGATGCCGATGTGGATATGTCCGTCGCATTGCGCCTGCTTGATCATGCCAGTGGCCCTGACATGCGGCTGACGCTTGTGGATGGGGCGGATCACCGGTTTTCTGATGAGACCTGCCTTGATCTGATCCAAACTTCCGTCACAGACGTTCTGCAATCCCTGACCTAA